The proteins below are encoded in one region of Sulfolobus islandicus Y.N.15.51:
- a CDS encoding NADH-quinone oxidoreductase subunit B yields MAEQTILVGNLNEVAKKAAQWLINRKPIKSIIDWGISFSLWPPHFTTSCCGTEFGAFAAARFDAERYGMLPFSSARQSNILILEGTLSRKMGRAARIVYDQMPEPKFVIALGACILEGGIFWNSYNTVLPSDLGIPVDLYVPGCPIRPEAVARAVLMLQKKIRTQGALNT; encoded by the coding sequence ATGGCAGAACAGACTATTTTAGTTGGTAACTTAAATGAAGTAGCCAAAAAGGCAGCTCAATGGTTAATTAATAGGAAACCAATAAAATCAATAATCGATTGGGGTATTTCATTTTCCCTCTGGCCACCTCACTTTACTACATCTTGCTGTGGTACAGAATTTGGAGCTTTTGCAGCTGCAAGATTTGATGCAGAAAGGTATGGAATGCTGCCGTTCTCCTCAGCCAGACAATCGAATATACTTATACTAGAAGGTACGCTAAGCAGAAAAATGGGTAGAGCAGCGAGGATTGTATATGACCAGATGCCAGAACCGAAGTTCGTTATCGCCCTTGGAGCTTGTATACTCGAAGGAGGAATCTTCTGGAATTCTTATAATACCGTACTTCCCTCAGACCTTGGAATTCCAGTTGATTTATACGTTCCTGGATGTCCAATAAGGCCAGAGGCTGTCGCTAGGGCAGTATTAATGTTACAAAAGAAGATAAGAACTCAAGGAGCCCTTAACACATAA
- a CDS encoding glycerate 2-kinase, with the protein MDIVEKILEYSNPYNVLQEKVKIKDNSLLFNNENIPFNKPILISVGKASLPMARFFSERIELKAKLIVTPKGTKGNENNVIEAGHPLPDENSIEAGKRIIELLTTEDYDLVIFAISGGASALVEYSEISLDELRMINKNLVISGIGINKINIVRKHLSKIKGGKILEYIKDKIPVVSFIVSDVPGNDISSIGSGLTSIDTSTNENALEILKDIGLEKYSKYLTETPKSFSRIVKNYIILDNMEVLKKLANILDNSFILTSEIRGEARDVGAIIASIYNSSENYNVPLRRPYYLLLGGEPEVTIQGKAEKGGRNGEVCLSFLKYAKKGNRFELLGFATDGIDGNSEYAGCKVNSDMKIAEEEIDAALETHNSYGLLENYGGTIKTGYTHTNVNNIYVLRAP; encoded by the coding sequence ATGGATATCGTTGAAAAGATTTTGGAGTATTCAAATCCCTATAATGTTTTGCAAGAGAAAGTTAAGATAAAGGATAATTCGCTTTTATTTAATAACGAAAATATCCCATTTAACAAACCTATACTGATTTCAGTAGGGAAGGCCTCTTTGCCCATGGCACGATTCTTTAGCGAGAGGATTGAATTAAAGGCTAAATTAATAGTAACACCGAAGGGTACTAAAGGTAACGAGAATAACGTTATAGAAGCTGGTCATCCCTTGCCAGATGAGAACAGTATAGAGGCTGGGAAAAGGATAATAGAACTATTAACTACTGAGGACTACGATTTAGTTATATTTGCAATTTCTGGGGGCGCGTCAGCATTAGTTGAATATTCTGAAATATCCTTAGATGAGCTGAGAATGATTAACAAGAATCTTGTTATCTCTGGAATAGGAATTAATAAAATAAATATAGTAAGGAAGCATTTATCTAAGATAAAAGGGGGTAAGATACTAGAATATATAAAAGATAAAATCCCTGTAGTGTCATTTATTGTTAGTGATGTTCCAGGTAATGACATAAGTAGTATTGGAAGTGGTCTTACTAGTATTGATACCTCTACTAACGAGAATGCATTAGAAATTTTAAAAGATATAGGATTAGAAAAATACTCCAAGTATCTGACTGAGACCCCTAAGAGTTTCTCTAGAATTGTGAAAAATTACATAATTCTAGATAACATGGAGGTACTTAAGAAGCTCGCAAATATTCTGGACAACTCTTTCATTCTTACTTCTGAAATCAGAGGAGAGGCAAGAGATGTGGGAGCTATTATTGCTTCAATTTATAATTCGTCAGAGAACTATAATGTACCTTTAAGGAGACCTTACTATTTATTACTTGGTGGGGAGCCAGAAGTTACAATTCAAGGAAAGGCAGAGAAGGGTGGAAGAAATGGAGAGGTCTGCCTATCCTTCCTCAAATACGCTAAAAAAGGAAATAGATTTGAACTATTAGGTTTCGCTACTGATGGAATTGACGGTAACTCAGAATATGCTGGTTGTAAAGTCAATTCGGACATGAAAATAGCAGAGGAGGAGATAGATGCTGCATTAGAGACTCACAATAGTTATGGCTTGCTAGAAAACTATGGAGGGACTATAAAAACTGGCTATACTCACACTAACGTGAATAATATTTATGTGTTAAGGGCTCCTTGA
- a CDS encoding metal-dependent transcriptional regulator translates to MVELSEPLENYLKEMYEIEEIKGSAKVSELISIFNISPGTISKALNKLEKLGLIERTSDRKIKLTEEGKRIAERLIRSHRLSERLLTDIIGLDWIRAHELAHRLEHIWPDDILEKIDKLLGYPATCPHGHPIGNRKKVNGKKLSEINIIGKYKVVMIVREEEWVLREATRLGLKPGTVLEVIENNGTDIKIKVGERIEEVSKVLGDQVLVVG, encoded by the coding sequence ATGGTTGAACTTTCAGAACCCTTGGAAAATTACTTGAAAGAGATGTATGAGATAGAAGAAATTAAGGGCAGTGCTAAAGTTTCAGAATTAATTTCTATTTTCAATATTTCCCCCGGAACAATAAGCAAAGCGCTAAACAAATTAGAAAAATTAGGATTAATAGAAAGAACTAGCGATCGAAAAATAAAGTTAACTGAAGAGGGAAAGAGAATTGCAGAAAGATTAATTAGGTCTCATAGACTTAGCGAACGTTTGTTAACAGATATAATTGGACTTGATTGGATAAGAGCTCACGAGTTAGCTCATAGGCTAGAACATATTTGGCCAGATGATATATTGGAGAAAATAGATAAATTGCTTGGTTATCCTGCAACTTGTCCTCATGGCCATCCTATAGGAAATAGGAAAAAAGTAAACGGAAAGAAATTATCTGAAATAAATATTATTGGTAAATATAAGGTTGTGATGATTGTAAGGGAGGAAGAATGGGTTTTAAGAGAAGCCACACGACTGGGATTAAAACCCGGCACAGTACTTGAAGTTATTGAAAATAATGGCACTGATATAAAAATCAAAGTAGGAGAGAGAATAGAGGAAGTTAGTAAAGTACTTGGTGATCAGGTGTTGGTTGTTGGATGA
- a CDS encoding class I SAM-dependent methyltransferase → MIFSCPIDGSDVNEKLECEKGHRFNVIEDQIYDFLLKDIEVDKLLARVIPVYESVWAPLGLLFTSGKTYASFLRAIGEFIDGDLVVDVGTGTGKIFDFLNCKTCIGIDVSLRFLTYMKRKRPKVIAVRADANNLPLKSGIADGISSTLVLHMLSNPSFAIREMYRVLKSNGKCSIAVLANVNSLIAKILSRWWKVNLRHYDYYINLLQENSLKVVERKELGPWEVINCIKIS, encoded by the coding sequence GTGATATTCTCTTGTCCTATTGATGGAAGTGATGTAAACGAGAAGTTAGAGTGCGAAAAGGGTCATAGATTTAATGTAATCGAAGATCAGATTTACGATTTCTTGTTAAAGGATATTGAGGTTGATAAATTATTAGCAAGAGTAATCCCAGTTTACGAAAGTGTATGGGCTCCATTAGGGTTATTATTCACTTCTGGTAAAACTTATGCGTCTTTTCTCAGAGCAATTGGAGAGTTTATAGATGGGGATTTAGTAGTTGATGTGGGAACTGGTACAGGTAAGATTTTTGATTTTCTGAATTGTAAGACTTGTATCGGTATTGACGTATCTTTAAGGTTTTTAACATATATGAAGAGAAAGAGACCTAAAGTGATAGCAGTAAGGGCTGATGCTAACAATCTACCTCTCAAATCCGGAATTGCTGATGGGATTTCTTCTACATTAGTTTTACACATGTTATCTAATCCATCTTTTGCCATAAGGGAAATGTATAGAGTACTGAAATCTAATGGAAAATGTAGTATCGCGGTTTTAGCTAATGTGAATTCATTAATAGCTAAGATACTATCCAGATGGTGGAAAGTAAATTTAAGACATTACGATTACTACATTAATTTACTTCAAGAGAACTCCTTAAAAGTAGTTGAAAGGAAAGAATTAGGACCTTGGGAGGTAATAAATTGTATTAAGATCTCATAA
- a CDS encoding CBS domain-containing protein, with protein MSVQISGSEIISLDPNAYITDALYFMRRNNVRRLVVSNSNNIIGIFTIENGIRQILENRLEVRLNELKLKRPIFIENNDVKSIVRTMINENSDFVIYGGKYIITEKDVVRSFNWSLVKENIESISKDAIVVQPFTKISTCIEIMLKNNIRHLPVVNGIALGIVSARDIAYSYDSITGNMIVEKIMNVNLVTADDNNEINEAVNLMMERNVGSLIIKTSVKNKVKILTNRDLIKLIFSYIL; from the coding sequence ATGTCAGTTCAGATTAGTGGATCAGAGATTATATCGCTAGATCCTAATGCGTATATAACAGACGCTTTATACTTCATGAGAAGAAATAATGTGAGAAGATTAGTAGTAAGTAATTCCAACAATATAATAGGTATTTTTACGATTGAGAATGGAATTAGACAAATTTTAGAAAACAGATTAGAAGTTAGACTAAATGAATTAAAGTTAAAAAGACCGATATTTATCGAGAATAATGATGTTAAAAGTATAGTGAGAACAATGATTAACGAGAACTCGGATTTTGTAATATATGGGGGAAAATATATTATAACCGAGAAGGATGTTGTAAGGTCTTTCAACTGGAGTTTGGTAAAGGAAAATATAGAAAGTATTAGTAAAGACGCAATTGTAGTTCAACCCTTCACGAAGATCTCGACCTGTATAGAAATTATGCTTAAAAACAATATTAGGCACTTGCCAGTAGTTAATGGGATTGCACTAGGCATAGTTAGCGCAAGGGATATAGCATATTCTTATGACTCAATAACTGGAAATATGATAGTTGAAAAAATTATGAATGTAAATCTAGTTACTGCAGATGATAATAATGAGATAAATGAAGCAGTTAATTTAATGATGGAGAGAAATGTTGGCAGTCTAATAATTAAAACTAGTGTTAAGAACAAGGTTAAAATTCTTACTAACAGAGATTTAATAAAGTTGATATTTAGTTATATATTGTGA
- the mobB gene encoding molybdopterin-guanine dinucleotide biosynthesis protein B, whose protein sequence is MACIFHIVGKKDTGKTSVIENILREIKKDNFKVAVVKHSHHKLDLAGKDTHRYRNCGSDLILFQEGEEESVLFMPTVSSLTLITLLPVDIILIEGFSNVDIGKKYVINSVNEIEAVSKQLINDIKRECQKTIRALRLDDVKVEVTSDNALLLTLYNLMKVLGVKNVSSD, encoded by the coding sequence ATGGCGTGCATATTTCATATTGTAGGTAAAAAAGATACTGGAAAGACAAGCGTTATAGAGAATATCTTAAGGGAGATTAAGAAGGATAATTTTAAGGTAGCAGTGGTTAAACATTCTCATCATAAATTGGACTTAGCTGGAAAGGATACTCATAGATATAGAAACTGTGGATCTGATTTAATTCTATTTCAAGAAGGTGAAGAAGAGTCAGTTCTTTTCATGCCTACCGTATCTTCCCTTACCTTAATTACCCTTCTCCCAGTAGATATTATCCTTATCGAGGGTTTTTCGAATGTAGATATAGGTAAGAAATACGTTATTAATAGTGTAAATGAGATTGAAGCTGTAAGCAAACAACTCATAAATGATATAAAAAGGGAGTGTCAAAAGACGATTAGAGCTTTAAGATTAGATGACGTGAAAGTAGAAGTGACATCAGATAACGCTTTATTGCTAACTCTTTATAATTTGATGAAAGTACTAGGAGTTAAAAATGTCAGTTCAGATTAG
- a CDS encoding molybdopterin molybdotransferase MoeA has protein sequence MTLIPVEEARKIINNTNFEVKKREKDVDIFQALGKIVTEDVIAIKSIPERSLSAMDGYAIKYEDYLKYGKLRVVGKLYPNTLNIPELKEGETYYVTTGSPLPTDADSVVPIENSKLEGEYVIFKGEVKKGRNIRGEGEDIYAGQTIIRKGTEVTPYHLGILLQQQIFHINVSDLRFAIFANGDEIASFENPEKNKVIDSISPILIKILEKFGSVKYMGVAKDDINDVIGKIERSLEISDVIISIGGSSVGEKDYVKRAINKLGEILFDGVTVNIIKRGSIGRIQGKPILVLPGQVVSAITAFHEFGLSVLSNILSANLKRFVKSALVEDIYVNHSMDSIYLFDVKGNSAFPLRWGVGLYSELSKANGFTILKRSVTYKKGEEVELQLFI, from the coding sequence GTGACACTAATCCCAGTTGAAGAAGCTAGAAAAATAATTAACAATACAAATTTCGAGGTAAAGAAGAGAGAAAAGGATGTTGATATATTTCAAGCATTAGGTAAAATAGTAACAGAGGATGTGATTGCAATAAAAAGTATACCGGAAAGATCGTTATCAGCAATGGATGGATACGCTATCAAATATGAGGACTATCTAAAATATGGAAAGTTGAGAGTAGTAGGGAAGCTCTATCCAAATACATTGAACATTCCAGAATTAAAAGAGGGTGAAACTTATTACGTAACTACTGGTTCACCATTACCAACAGATGCGGATAGTGTAGTGCCTATTGAAAATTCTAAACTTGAGGGAGAGTATGTTATATTTAAAGGAGAGGTAAAAAAAGGTAGGAATATAAGGGGAGAGGGAGAAGATATTTACGCAGGGCAAACAATAATACGAAAAGGTACTGAAGTGACCCCTTATCATTTGGGAATTCTATTACAACAACAAATTTTTCATATTAATGTTTCAGATTTAAGGTTTGCAATTTTTGCTAACGGAGATGAAATAGCTAGCTTTGAAAATCCAGAGAAGAATAAGGTTATAGATTCCATCTCACCAATACTAATCAAGATTCTCGAGAAATTCGGTAGTGTAAAATATATGGGAGTAGCGAAGGACGATATAAATGATGTAATCGGAAAAATTGAAAGGTCTTTAGAAATTTCTGATGTAATAATATCTATAGGTGGATCTTCAGTTGGTGAAAAAGATTACGTAAAGAGAGCTATAAATAAGCTGGGAGAGATACTATTTGATGGTGTAACTGTAAACATAATCAAAAGAGGTAGTATAGGCAGGATTCAAGGAAAACCGATATTGGTATTACCGGGACAAGTAGTTTCTGCTATAACTGCATTTCATGAGTTTGGACTCTCAGTATTGTCTAATATATTAAGTGCTAATCTAAAGAGGTTTGTAAAAAGTGCTCTCGTAGAGGATATCTATGTAAATCATTCCATGGATTCAATATACTTATTTGACGTTAAAGGAAACTCTGCATTCCCGCTTAGATGGGGTGTAGGTTTATATAGCGAGTTATCCAAAGCTAATGGATTTACAATTCTCAAGAGAAGTGTAACTTATAAGAAAGGGGAAGAAGTTGAGCTACAACTATTCATATGA
- a CDS encoding molybdenum cofactor guanylyltransferase, whose product MSYNYSYDVMILAGGLSKRFGIDKCCFEVNSKTMLSRLLEQFDNPIVVSRSSRRIKKGILVLENGEYEGPVKGVKEGLKYVRRDRVFITGCDFPFLTRSFADYVCSKPYDIAIPFDDRPQPLLACYSTGLLNENIDKINGLVELIEFSSTVYFIGTEELLKIDPLLYSLININSIIDLIYRPIRIKTRSNLIIR is encoded by the coding sequence TTGAGCTACAACTATTCATATGACGTTATGATACTAGCTGGGGGACTATCGAAAAGATTTGGAATCGATAAGTGTTGTTTCGAGGTAAATTCAAAAACAATGTTAAGTAGATTATTGGAACAATTCGATAATCCTATCGTGGTATCTAGATCGTCTAGGAGAATTAAAAAAGGAATTTTAGTTTTAGAAAACGGCGAATATGAGGGACCTGTTAAAGGAGTTAAAGAAGGATTAAAATACGTACGAAGGGATAGAGTTTTTATCACTGGATGTGACTTCCCATTTCTTACTAGAAGCTTCGCAGATTATGTATGCAGTAAGCCGTACGATATCGCAATTCCATTTGATGATAGACCACAGCCATTATTAGCTTGTTACTCTACGGGACTTCTCAATGAAAATATCGATAAAATTAATGGACTTGTAGAGTTGATCGAATTCTCTAGTACAGTGTATTTCATTGGTACTGAAGAACTATTGAAAATAGATCCTCTTCTCTATAGTTTGATTAATATCAATAGTATAATAGATCTAATTTATAGACCAATTAGAATAAAAACAAGGTCAAATTTAATTATTAGATAA
- a CDS encoding diphthine--ammonia ligase: MKICVLYSGGKDSTYALHWAVFKGFKIVCLITLIPKREDSWMFQYPNVIYTRYQAEAMGFRLLTFETSGEKDKELEDLKKVLVQAKNEGAVGIVSGALLSDYQRLNISIIAEEIGLKTYTPLWRKTQEEYMRWLAREGFKFVITSASAYGFPFDLLGKEITTEDVEKIIERARRYGFNPAFEGGEAETFVTYAPLFKTQLKVKGRLRRISEYECRYEITDIH, encoded by the coding sequence ATGAAAATTTGTGTGTTATATTCTGGAGGAAAGGATAGTACATATGCATTACATTGGGCGGTGTTTAAGGGATTTAAGATTGTCTGCTTAATAACGTTAATACCAAAGAGAGAAGATTCTTGGATGTTCCAATATCCTAATGTAATTTATACCAGATATCAAGCTGAAGCTATGGGTTTTAGACTTCTCACCTTCGAGACTTCAGGGGAGAAGGATAAGGAGTTAGAAGATCTCAAAAAGGTGCTAGTTCAAGCTAAAAATGAAGGAGCTGTTGGTATAGTCAGTGGAGCGTTACTTTCTGATTATCAAAGGTTAAACATAAGCATTATAGCTGAAGAAATAGGACTAAAGACTTATACACCACTTTGGAGAAAAACACAAGAAGAATATATGCGATGGTTAGCACGAGAAGGATTTAAGTTCGTGATAACATCAGCTTCCGCCTATGGCTTCCCATTTGATTTATTAGGCAAGGAAATCACAACAGAGGATGTAGAAAAAATAATTGAGAGAGCAAGAAGATACGGATTTAATCCTGCATTTGAGGGTGGAGAAGCTGAAACTTTTGTAACTTATGCTCCACTTTTCAAAACGCAGTTAAAGGTGAAAGGTAGATTAAGAAGAATAAGTGAATACGAATGCAGATACGAAATAACAGATATACATTAA
- a CDS encoding amidohydrolase, whose amino-acid sequence MQIRNNRYTLKNCRFIVNYDKILENTNIVIQDGYIKNLGREVEGDEFDCSEYVAIPGLVNAHTHTPMIALRGYYDDAELTEWLEKMWEFEKVFKTNEMNIASELAVMEMLSKGTTAFIDMYFNPEGVKEIAEKYGIRAYAGYTFLNRLFDPHEIDKKQRQLKASELFKPIVNVHSIYSTSVDTLKLANQLAEETNSWIHIHVSETRSEIYEIKKKYGKFPVELLNELRIVRKAQLVHLGWVANWELQYVTNATHCPTSNMKLATAGFFPFKELIENGVNVTIGTDGAASNNSLDMFREMKNAVLLQRHSYWDVGIKAYHVLKAATENGYKLINLKGGKLEEGYIADIVLLKKDKLYPLKKDRILSNIVYYSVGEHVGKVIVNGRIVYDENVEREFDKRRRELLGLLDKIIP is encoded by the coding sequence ATGCAGATACGAAATAACAGATATACATTAAAAAATTGTCGATTTATCGTAAATTATGATAAAATATTGGAAAATACCAATATAGTTATTCAAGATGGATATATAAAAAATTTAGGAAGGGAAGTTGAGGGAGACGAGTTTGATTGCTCAGAATACGTTGCGATACCCGGACTAGTTAACGCGCACACACATACCCCAATGATAGCTTTACGTGGATACTATGATGATGCTGAATTAACAGAATGGTTAGAAAAAATGTGGGAATTTGAAAAAGTTTTCAAGACAAATGAAATGAACATAGCATCAGAATTGGCTGTAATGGAAATGTTATCAAAAGGAACTACAGCGTTCATAGACATGTACTTTAATCCTGAAGGAGTAAAGGAAATCGCAGAAAAGTATGGAATAAGAGCTTACGCGGGTTATACGTTTCTCAATAGATTATTTGATCCTCATGAGATAGATAAAAAACAAAGACAGCTTAAAGCAAGTGAATTATTTAAACCAATTGTAAACGTACATAGCATATATTCAACATCTGTAGACACATTAAAATTGGCTAATCAACTCGCAGAAGAAACAAACTCATGGATTCACATCCATGTGTCTGAGACTAGAAGTGAGATTTATGAGATAAAGAAAAAGTATGGCAAATTCCCAGTGGAGTTGTTGAATGAACTAAGAATCGTGAGGAAGGCCCAATTGGTTCATTTAGGATGGGTAGCTAATTGGGAACTACAATATGTGACCAATGCAACCCATTGCCCAACTTCAAATATGAAACTTGCTACTGCAGGTTTCTTTCCATTCAAAGAGTTGATAGAAAATGGAGTGAACGTAACTATAGGTACTGACGGAGCTGCAAGTAATAATTCACTAGATATGTTCAGGGAGATGAAAAATGCAGTACTACTTCAAAGGCATTCATATTGGGATGTCGGCATAAAAGCATATCATGTACTCAAGGCAGCCACAGAAAATGGATATAAGCTTATTAATTTAAAAGGTGGAAAGCTAGAGGAAGGTTACATCGCTGATATAGTGCTATTAAAGAAGGACAAATTATATCCGTTAAAAAAGGATAGAATTCTCTCGAATATCGTTTATTATAGCGTAGGTGAGCATGTAGGTAAGGTTATAGTAAACGGAAGAATAGTTTATGACGAAAATGTGGAGAGAGAGTTTGATAAGAGAAGAAGGGAATTACTTGGCCTTTTGGATAAGATTATACCCTAG
- a CDS encoding glycosyltransferase family 2 protein produces the protein MVQIIIPVGPNDKVDWVKRSVNSALSQPVDKVIIYDNSERSDIYNLFQELKDKLVYIKDKRMKRVNMARLRNKMLSLIDDKYVIMIDSDVVIPKDYANKIISKLENGVAYSWMHYAYSEEEIKKPLSLSENNPNLGCAGLNLEIIKRIGYFDERYERDEDVWLYAKLKKIGYKVEPAEGRCLHLNKVHARLDFSSSIVEARRNLWRSKYDIMLIFDGLTDFTFLTGYSYYGSYYILAILSAIFHPLAFLYFPLIGYGIYYYKGPKKYLLNLIPGLALAISFPYGLGYNLIQKAK, from the coding sequence ATGGTTCAGATTATAATACCAGTGGGTCCTAATGACAAGGTAGATTGGGTTAAAAGAAGCGTAAATTCGGCGTTATCACAACCAGTTGATAAGGTGATAATTTACGATAATAGCGAAAGAAGTGATATATATAATTTATTTCAGGAGTTGAAAGATAAATTGGTCTATATTAAGGATAAGAGAATGAAAAGGGTTAACATGGCTAGATTACGTAATAAGATGCTCTCATTAATTGATGATAAATATGTAATCATGATAGATAGTGACGTTGTTATACCTAAGGACTATGCTAATAAAATTATAAGTAAATTGGAAAATGGAGTAGCATATAGTTGGATGCATTATGCTTATTCTGAAGAAGAAATTAAAAAACCATTGTCTTTATCTGAAAATAACCCTAATTTAGGGTGTGCAGGACTTAATTTGGAGATAATTAAGAGAATTGGCTATTTTGATGAACGATATGAAAGAGATGAGGATGTATGGCTTTATGCAAAACTAAAAAAAATTGGCTACAAAGTAGAGCCAGCTGAGGGTAGATGTTTGCATCTTAATAAGGTTCACGCAAGGCTTGATTTCTCTTCATCAATTGTTGAAGCTAGGAGAAATCTTTGGAGGAGTAAATACGACATTATGCTAATATTTGATGGTCTTACAGATTTTACCTTTTTAACTGGTTACTCATATTATGGTAGTTACTATATATTGGCAATTTTATCGGCTATTTTCCATCCCTTAGCTTTCCTCTATTTTCCACTTATAGGTTATGGTATCTATTATTATAAGGGACCAAAGAAATATTTACTAAATTTAATCCCCGGTTTAGCATTAGCGATCTCATTCCCTTATGGCCTAGGGTATAATCTTATCCAAAAGGCCAAGTAA
- a CDS encoding glycosyltransferase, protein MKKIKVAVIAHGLGMSRGYSGEGTIYKTFFEMLEERKINYVAISFAKPYDKSIPSVYTLPFHLPKLDKYQRLLTYYTAKKVKPDLYLNASGVPIPLSEIAPHVIYAGAPSIANLPSKYTRSLFWKLYLLPFRLVINKIKDEGKRAKIIANSRYSAKAIAEVYEINEPKVIYPPVDVEYFQRAYNEEKRENFFVTIGRIERGKMLENSILLAAKSGVKGVIIGSLNERDYLNKLIKLKRELNAEIEIVTNLPREELLKVLSKAKVYFHATIGEHFGIPVIEAMASGVIPIVPKESGAYEVVPEFSYSDIEEAVTLLKSLLENENIGLRREMKNRALNFSKENFKRNILSEISSIIF, encoded by the coding sequence ATGAAGAAAATAAAGGTTGCAGTAATAGCCCATGGCTTAGGAATGAGTAGGGGTTATAGTGGTGAGGGAACTATATACAAAACATTTTTTGAAATGTTAGAGGAAAGAAAAATAAATTATGTTGCAATAAGCTTTGCAAAACCTTATGATAAATCAATACCCTCAGTATATACGTTGCCTTTTCATTTACCAAAGCTAGATAAGTATCAAAGGTTATTGACCTATTATACGGCGAAAAAAGTAAAACCAGATTTGTATCTAAACGCGTCTGGAGTGCCTATACCGTTATCAGAAATAGCTCCACACGTAATTTATGCAGGTGCACCTTCAATAGCTAACTTACCAAGCAAGTATACCAGATCCCTTTTTTGGAAACTTTATTTATTACCGTTTCGTCTCGTCATAAATAAAATAAAAGATGAGGGGAAAAGGGCAAAGATAATAGCAAATTCTCGCTATTCTGCAAAGGCAATAGCTGAAGTTTATGAAATAAATGAGCCAAAAGTAATATACCCTCCAGTAGATGTAGAATATTTTCAGAGAGCATATAATGAGGAAAAAAGGGAAAACTTCTTTGTGACAATAGGAAGAATAGAAAGAGGGAAAATGCTTGAAAATTCAATCCTTTTAGCGGCGAAAAGCGGAGTTAAAGGCGTAATCATTGGTTCACTGAATGAAAGAGACTATCTGAACAAGTTAATTAAGCTTAAGAGAGAACTTAACGCTGAAATAGAAATTGTAACTAATTTACCAAGAGAGGAGTTGCTTAAAGTACTATCAAAAGCTAAAGTCTATTTCCACGCAACGATAGGAGAGCATTTTGGAATACCAGTTATAGAAGCAATGGCAAGCGGAGTTATACCAATAGTCCCTAAGGAAAGTGGAGCTTACGAAGTAGTTCCCGAATTCTCGTACTCAGACATAGAAGAAGCCGTAACGCTATTAAAGAGCTTACTGGAAAATGAAAATATAGGGTTGAGAAGGGAAATGAAAAACAGAGCTCTAAATTTCAGTAAGGAAAATTTTAAGCGAAATATTTTAAGCGAAATATCTTCTATAATTTTCTAG